In the genome of Rhodamnia argentea isolate NSW1041297 chromosome 3, ASM2092103v1, whole genome shotgun sequence, one region contains:
- the LOC115746529 gene encoding BTB/POZ domain-containing protein At5g41330 → MPPFSCSTPSNALLPAKTDSNVVTINVGGQIFQTTKQTLALAGPKSILSTVANSQLAHLSEHFVDRDPELFSIILSLLRTGNLPSKAKAFDLQDVISESQFYGVESLLVNSVSNPSQFEAFNLEKSVVLPLNGRDTPSTIAATPFGSLHVAHGSKITSFDWCLGRKKTILTQFTAVDSLLPISPAVAAAGATDFSGLQILDLENGSVRETLNWENVTRSGSTVQAIGSSGEYLFASFESGRRNSNSILVYGLQSLRPVTEIGHNEIFGADLDSAIPATKLKWIPSYNLLMASGSHGGPSGVSGNIRLWDIRTGRIVWEVKDKDDCFSDVAVSDNLSAMFKIGVNSGEVFYKDLRNLDDEKSWACLGDRRNLLNGKKEGVGCKIESHGNHVFRTKKGDIELWSEVLIGSGKKSDDGLGERVFRKNLMGRTKDMGGAKITNLAFGGNKMFITRKDQQSIEVWQSSVRGF, encoded by the coding sequence ATGCCACCTTTCTCATGCTCCACGCCTTCTAATGCGTTGCTTCCGGCGAAAACGGACTCCAATGTGGTGACCATCAACGTGGGTGGTCAGATTTTCCAGACCACCAAGCAGACCCTCGCTCTCGCCGGCCCCAAATCGATCCTATCTACGGTGGCCAACTCCCAATTGGCTCATCTCAGCGAGCATTTCGTCGATAGAGACCCCGAATTGTTCTCCATCATCTTATCCCTCCTCAGGACTGGCAATCTCCCCTCGAAAGCTAAGGCCTTTGATCTCCAGGATGTGATCTCTGAATCCCAGTTCTATGGGGTCGAGTCCCTTTTGGTCAATTCCGTGTCCAACCCGTCTCAGTTCGAAGCCTTCAACCTCGAGAAATCGGTGGTTTTGCCGCTGAATGGCCGCGATACGCCGTCCACGATTGCCGCCACGCCGTTCGGGTCCCTCCACGTCGCGCACGGGAGCAAAATCACCTCGTTCGATTGGTGTCTGGGGAGGAAGAAGACTATTCTGACTCAATTCACTGCCGTTGACTCGCTGCTGCCCATCTCGCCGGCTGTAGCCGCAGCTGGCGCCACCGACTTTTCAGGTTTGCAGATACTTGATCTTGAGAATGGGTCTGTTAGAGAGACTTTGAATTGGGAGAATGTGACTAGGTCTGGTTCAACCGTGCAAGCGATTGGTTCATCGGGTGAGTACTTGTTTGCTAGCTTTGAATCAGGTCGGAGGAACTCGAATTCGATCTTGGTTTATGGCTTGCAGAGCTTAAGGCCAGTCACAGAGATCGGTCATAATGAGATATTCGGTGCTGATCTTGATTCAGCTATTCCAGCAACGAAATTGAAGTGGATTCCAAGTTATAATCTTTTGATGGCATCTGGGTCTCATGGTGGGCCATCAGGTGTATCGGGCAATATCAGATTGTGGGATATAAGGACGGGGAGAATAGTTTGGGAGGTGAAGGATAAAGATGACTGCTTTTCCGATGTTGCAGTCTCTGATAACCTATCTGCCATGTTTAAAATTGGCGTGAATTCAGGCGAGGTGTTTTATAAGGATTTGAGGAACTTGGATGATGAGAAGTCTTGGGCTTGTCTTGGAGATAGGAGAAACTTGCTAAATGGAAAGAAGGAAGGAGTTGGTTGTAAAATCGAGAGTCATGGGAATCATGTCTTTCGTACTAAAAAGGGCGATATAGAGTTGTGGTCAGAGGTGTTGATCGGCTCTGGGAAGAAAAGCGATGACGGTTTAGGAGAGAGGGTATTCAGGAAGAACTTAATGGGAAGAACAAAAGATATGGGAGGAGCTAAGATAACCAACTTGGCTTTTGGAGGGAACAAGATGTTCATCACCAGGAAGGATCAGCAGTCTATTGAGGTTTGGCAGAGTTCAGTAAGAGGATTTTGA
- the LOC115746530 gene encoding uncharacterized protein LOC115746530 yields the protein MNGNGEARAATVSADRNDALETIHAAATAIASAENRVPQAAVQKRRWGAFWSLYWCFGSQKHRKRIGPAVFLPETTGSTGDAPGAHNLVQPTAITLPFVAPPSSPASFLQSEPPSATQSPAGVFTMSSMSASMYSPGGPHSIFAIGPYAHETQLVSPPVFSTFTTEPSTAPFTPPPESVHLTTPSSPEVPFARLLDANLRNSGACQGFPFPNYEYQSYQFSPGSPVGHLISPSSGISGSGTSSPFPGCESAGGLNVPEFRSSEPPKLLNLDKLCTHEWGSRRDSGSLTPDPVRNVDGYPSVFKVATYLSVNKRQNGDLTVNNRVSFEIPTEDVRHGDGKLIASTGSAIISANNASAERESICCELKGRSEDTLGATSSNEQEGVSIGDNEKGLHHRHSSITSGSSREFNFHNADRGDAHRPDFGSAWWAGETVVEENGNWSFPVIQPGVS from the exons ATGAACGGGAATGGGGAAGCGAGGGCCGCGACTGTGAGCGCCGACCGCAACGACGCTCTGGAGACCATACACGCCGCCGCGACGGCGATCGCCTCCGCCGAGAACCGCGTCCCTCAAGCCGCAGTTCAG AAGAGAAGATGGGGTGCTTTTTGGAGCTTGTATTGGTGCTTTGGGTCTCAGAAGCACCGGAAGCGTATTGGACCTGCTGTTTTTCTTCCTGAGACGACGGGTTCCACTGGCGATGCTCCGGGTGCTCATAATCTAGTGCAGCCCACTGCTATAACGCTGCCATTTGTGGCACCGCCCTCCTCTCCAGCATCATTCCTTCAATCAGAACCTCCTTCCGCTACCCAATCTCCAGCTGGTGTGTTCACCATGTCGTCCATGTCAGCAAGTATGTATTCCCCTGGTGGACCTCACTCCATATTTGCTATTGGACCTTATGCCCATGAAACCCAGTTAGTATCTCCGCCTGTTTTCTCGACATTTACAACTGAGCCGTCTACTGCTCCCTTCACCCCCCCTCCCGAGTCCGTGCATCTGACTACGCCCTCATCACCAGAGGTGCCGTTTGCTCGGCTGCTTGACGCCAACCTGCGGAACTCTGGGGCCTGTCAGGGGTTTCCGTTCCCTAACTATGAATATCAGTCTTATCAGTTTTCTCCTGGAAGCCCTGTCGGCCACTTGATTTCTCCTAGCTCTGGCATCTCGGGCTCGGGCACTTCATCTCCTTTTCCTGGTTGTGAGTCTGCTGGTGGTCTCAATGTCCCTGAGTTCCGATCCAGTGAGCCTCCCAAGCTCTTGAACCTTGATAAGTTGTGCACCCATGAATGGGGATCGAGGCGAGATTCTGGTTCATTGACTCCTGATCCTGTGAGAAATGTAGATGGATACCCTTCAGTTTTCAAGGTCGCAACATATCTATCTGTCAACAAACGCCAAAATGGCGATCTGACAGTCAACAATAGAGTATCATTCGAGATACCTACAGAAGATGTGAGACACGGGGATGGCAAGCTTATTGCTTCGACAGGAAGTGCAATCATTTCTGCAAATAATGCATCTGCTGAAAGAGAGAGTATCTGTTGTGAACTCAAAGGCAGGAGCGAGGACACTTTAGGCGCAACATCCAGTAATGAACAAGAGGGAGTTTCCATAGGTGACAATGAGAAAGGGCTACATCATAGGCATAGTTCTATCACATCAGGGTCTTCTAGAGAATTCAATTTCCATAATGCCGATAGGGGAGATGCTCATAGGCCCGATTTTGGCTCGGCTTGGTGGGCAGGTGAAACGGTTGTTGAGGAGAATGGAAACTGGTCCTTCCCAGTGATACAGCCAGGTGTCAGCTAA